The following are encoded in a window of Telmatobacter sp. DSM 110680 genomic DNA:
- the glyS gene encoding glycine--tRNA ligase subunit beta yields the protein MSDFLLEIGLEEVPARMIATAEAELGRRVHDLLTRERLLDEGANVKTYSTPRRLAVLVEGVRAAQADVEEKVTGPSWKVAFKDDTPTPAAEAFAKKAGVAVDALEKVTTPKGEYVGATVKRAGKTAGEILTADLSKEVLALYWAKNMYWRANKPERFVRPVRWIVAMMDAAVVPLEIAGIKAVNASRGHRILHGDAPVVIGSAREYAETLRGASVLVDVAERRQVIRKALDKVTRSVAGARWREDEGLVETVTHLTEWPSVILGDFEPEYLALPEEVLVTVMRDHQKYFAVEDAQGKLAPHFLAVLNTTADDEGQAIIRHGNARVLRARFKDARFFWDFDQKIPLAERVESLKNVTFQKELGSYHWKTEENLDTANALAKYAYNAGLVCDNKALLTAVKLSKTDLTTELVKEFTELQGIIGGLYARAQGLGEHVALAIYEQYTPASTEDNIPVSVEGQLLGLTDRIQTIAAMFGIGLQPTGSKDPFALRRAANAIVKILAESSLPLTLSEVAHSAMADDENERAVLAFLRERLHFYLKDVRGFAYDVVNATLAADADDVRDAIARAEALTAARASADFEAVSAAFKRINNILRQAAEKGFAVGSPGAVTLSPEAAKLHDAATALAPEVAKLRHQRAYGEALGKIATLRPVVDAFFDKVMVLDPDAAVRGAHLGLIDGVLRGFSGIADFSEIVTG from the coding sequence ATGTCTGACTTTTTACTCGAAATTGGGCTGGAGGAAGTTCCGGCCCGGATGATTGCAACTGCCGAGGCGGAGCTTGGACGGCGCGTACACGATCTACTTACGCGCGAGCGCCTGCTCGACGAAGGCGCCAACGTGAAGACCTATTCGACCCCGCGGCGTCTTGCCGTTCTTGTCGAAGGCGTGCGTGCAGCTCAGGCGGATGTGGAAGAGAAGGTTACCGGGCCATCTTGGAAGGTGGCGTTCAAAGATGACACCCCGACGCCTGCCGCTGAAGCTTTTGCAAAAAAGGCTGGAGTCGCAGTTGATGCGCTGGAGAAGGTGACGACGCCCAAAGGCGAATACGTCGGAGCGACGGTGAAGCGTGCAGGCAAAACTGCTGGAGAAATCCTGACAGCGGATTTGTCGAAAGAAGTCCTCGCTCTCTACTGGGCAAAGAATATGTACTGGCGCGCCAACAAGCCGGAGCGGTTTGTGCGGCCAGTGCGCTGGATAGTTGCAATGATGGATGCAGCCGTAGTGCCTCTCGAAATCGCAGGCATTAAGGCTGTGAATGCTAGCCGGGGGCATCGGATCCTGCATGGAGATGCGCCGGTGGTGATTGGATCGGCGCGCGAATATGCCGAGACTCTGCGGGGTGCTTCGGTGCTAGTGGATGTCGCCGAGCGGCGGCAGGTGATTCGCAAGGCGCTGGACAAAGTGACTCGGTCAGTGGCGGGCGCGCGTTGGCGCGAAGATGAGGGCCTGGTCGAAACCGTAACCCACCTGACGGAGTGGCCGTCCGTTATTCTCGGAGACTTTGAGCCGGAGTACCTGGCCCTGCCCGAGGAAGTACTAGTGACGGTGATGCGCGATCACCAGAAATATTTCGCCGTTGAAGATGCGCAGGGCAAGCTGGCTCCGCATTTTCTCGCCGTGCTGAACACCACCGCTGACGACGAGGGACAGGCAATCATCCGTCACGGCAATGCGCGCGTGTTGCGCGCACGATTCAAGGATGCGCGCTTCTTCTGGGATTTCGATCAGAAGATTCCGCTCGCCGAGCGCGTGGAGAGCCTGAAGAACGTGACCTTCCAGAAGGAACTTGGTTCTTATCACTGGAAGACGGAAGAGAATCTGGATACCGCGAATGCGTTGGCAAAATACGCTTATAATGCCGGATTGGTTTGCGACAACAAGGCACTCCTTACTGCTGTGAAGCTGTCGAAGACCGATCTGACGACCGAACTGGTGAAGGAGTTTACCGAGCTTCAAGGGATCATCGGCGGACTGTATGCGCGGGCTCAGGGACTGGGCGAGCACGTGGCTCTGGCGATCTACGAGCAGTACACCCCGGCTTCGACCGAAGACAATATTCCTGTTTCCGTCGAGGGGCAACTGCTTGGATTGACCGATCGCATTCAGACCATCGCGGCGATGTTCGGCATTGGCTTGCAGCCGACGGGTTCGAAGGATCCGTTTGCGTTGCGGCGGGCGGCAAATGCGATTGTGAAGATTCTCGCCGAGTCGTCCTTGCCGCTCACGCTGAGCGAGGTGGCGCATTCCGCTATGGCGGATGACGAGAACGAGCGCGCGGTGCTGGCGTTCCTGCGGGAGCGCCTACACTTCTACTTAAAAGATGTGCGCGGTTTTGCCTATGATGTGGTGAATGCCACGCTTGCTGCTGATGCCGATGATGTGCGGGACGCAATAGCACGCGCTGAGGCGTTGACTGCGGCGCGGGCCTCGGCGGACTTCGAAGCAGTGTCTGCGGCGTTCAAGCGGATCAACAACATTCTGCGGCAGGCGGCTGAAAAGGGATTTGCCGTTGGTTCACCCGGTGCGGTCACCCTTTCGCCTGAAGCTGCGAAGTTGCACGACGCTGCGACGGCGCTTGCTCCCGAAGTGGCTAAGCTGCGACACCAGCGCGCGTACGGCGAGGCGCTGGGGAAGATCGCCACGTTGCGGCCGGTCGTTGACGCATTCTTCGACAAGGTGATGGTGCTCGATCCCGATGCCGCCGTACGCGGTGCCCACCTCGGATTGATTGACGGCGTGCTGCGCGGGTTCTCTGGGATTGCGGATTTCTCGGAGATCGTGACGGGGTAG
- a CDS encoding glycine--tRNA ligase subunit alpha gives MASTSVVSSQSKPALTFQELLFRLQGFWAERGCVLQQPYDVEVGAGTMAPETFLRVLGPKPYRVGYAQPSRRPADGRYGENPNRLFKHTQFQLILKPPPVNVQELYLQSLEAIGINLSKHDIKFEEDNWEWPAGGAWGVGWQVMLDGLEITQFTYFQQCGGMDLDPICAELTYGLERITQFLQDADSIYDIVWARDPETGAVVTYGEVRLAEELQFSVYNFEEAEVPKLWEHFRLYEAEAHDLLKRANELMASETASATEKKRFPLLATYELALKCSNLFNILDARGAISVTERVGVIGRIRALAVGVAKAYALQQAAS, from the coding sequence GTGGCTTCGACATCGGTAGTATCTTCTCAATCAAAACCAGCGCTGACGTTCCAGGAATTGTTGTTTCGCCTGCAGGGATTCTGGGCGGAGCGCGGCTGCGTTCTGCAGCAGCCGTACGACGTGGAAGTGGGCGCAGGTACGATGGCTCCGGAAACATTTTTGCGGGTGCTCGGGCCAAAGCCCTACCGCGTTGGATACGCCCAGCCTTCGCGTCGGCCGGCGGACGGGCGCTACGGCGAGAATCCGAATCGGCTATTCAAACACACACAGTTTCAGCTCATTCTGAAGCCGCCGCCGGTGAATGTGCAGGAGTTATATCTTCAATCCCTTGAAGCGATTGGAATCAATCTCTCCAAGCATGACATTAAGTTCGAAGAAGACAACTGGGAGTGGCCTGCGGGTGGCGCCTGGGGCGTGGGTTGGCAGGTGATGCTGGATGGATTGGAGATCACCCAGTTCACCTATTTTCAGCAGTGTGGCGGGATGGATCTCGACCCGATCTGCGCGGAGCTGACGTACGGTCTCGAGCGCATCACGCAGTTTCTGCAGGATGCGGATTCGATCTACGACATCGTCTGGGCGCGCGATCCGGAGACGGGCGCGGTAGTGACTTACGGCGAAGTGCGACTGGCCGAAGAGCTTCAGTTTTCGGTTTACAACTTTGAAGAAGCCGAGGTGCCGAAGCTGTGGGAGCACTTCAGATTGTATGAAGCGGAAGCGCATGACCTGCTGAAGCGCGCCAATGAGTTGATGGCCAGTGAGACCGCGAGCGCGACGGAGAAGAAGCGGTTTCCGCTACTGGCGACCTATGAGCTGGCGCTGAAGTGCTCGAACCTTTTCAACATTCTGGATGCGCGTGGCGCCATCAGCGTGACGGAGCGTGTGGGCGTCATCGGCCGGATTCGCGCACTGGCAGTAGGTGTGGCGAAAGCCTATGCGCTGCAACAAGCTGCCAGCTAA
- a CDS encoding long-chain fatty acid--CoA ligase: protein MLPMQSTMSDYQLTIGSIFEHGVKVHSESEVVTWMGDRARRSTFREVGDRVRRLANALQRLGVNPGDRVGTFCWNTQEHLEAYYAISSMGAVVHTLNIRLFPEQLTFVINHGADRIILVDASLYPVLARVLKDLRSVEHIIVVGDASGLPEKLLRYEDLLVAEKPDFSWPDLDERSAAAMCHTTGTTGDPKGVVYSHRSIYLHALGICAPWCLGLSINDRVLSIVPMFHANAWGIPYAGWLAGSDFLMPGPFLQPEPLCRFIRECRPTISAAIPTILSGMLHYALAHSVDLSLFRILFNGGAAMPRSLAQGFKDHFNVKVVQGWGLTETSPVAASAQPPRHCAPEDEINWTTKTGRIIPGVELRVCEGDTVLPWDGESVGEFEVRGPWITSSYYGNPAPERFHDGWLRTGDVGHIDPRGYMRITDRSKDVIKSGGEWVSSVELENALIDHPDVLEACVIGVPDERWDERPLACVVSQSGKAIDIAVLRAHLASRVAKWWIPERWAFISEVPKTSVGKYDKKNLRAQYAAGQIKEIIDQGERAKKETLSADLVG from the coding sequence ATGCTTCCCATGCAATCCACGATGTCTGACTACCAACTCACCATTGGCTCGATCTTCGAGCATGGCGTAAAAGTTCACAGCGAGAGCGAAGTTGTTACCTGGATGGGCGACCGCGCGCGCCGTTCAACCTTCCGCGAAGTTGGCGACCGCGTCAGGCGCCTTGCAAATGCGCTCCAGCGACTCGGCGTCAACCCCGGCGATCGCGTCGGCACATTCTGCTGGAATACACAGGAACATCTCGAGGCGTATTACGCTATCTCGTCGATGGGCGCCGTAGTTCACACGCTGAACATCCGCCTCTTTCCTGAGCAGCTCACGTTCGTCATCAACCACGGCGCAGACCGCATCATTCTCGTCGATGCATCGCTATATCCGGTGCTCGCCCGCGTTTTGAAAGATCTGCGCAGCGTGGAACACATCATCGTAGTTGGCGACGCATCCGGCCTTCCTGAAAAACTTCTTCGCTACGAAGATTTGCTTGTCGCCGAAAAGCCAGACTTCTCATGGCCCGATCTCGATGAGCGCTCCGCGGCAGCCATGTGCCACACCACTGGCACCACCGGCGATCCCAAAGGCGTTGTGTATAGCCATCGCTCCATCTATCTGCACGCTTTAGGAATCTGCGCACCGTGGTGCCTCGGCCTCAGCATCAACGACCGCGTGCTTTCTATCGTTCCCATGTTTCACGCCAATGCATGGGGCATACCCTACGCAGGCTGGCTCGCCGGCAGCGACTTCCTCATGCCCGGACCGTTCCTGCAACCGGAACCGCTCTGCCGCTTCATCCGCGAATGCCGTCCAACGATTTCCGCGGCAATCCCTACCATCCTCAGCGGAATGCTGCACTACGCTCTCGCGCATTCGGTCGACTTGTCTCTTTTCCGGATTCTGTTTAACGGCGGAGCTGCCATGCCGCGAAGCCTCGCCCAGGGATTCAAGGATCATTTCAATGTCAAGGTTGTGCAAGGCTGGGGACTCACCGAGACCAGTCCTGTGGCTGCGTCTGCACAACCGCCGCGTCATTGTGCACCAGAGGACGAGATCAACTGGACGACAAAAACCGGCCGCATCATTCCCGGAGTTGAATTGCGCGTATGTGAAGGCGATACCGTGCTTCCCTGGGACGGCGAGTCTGTCGGCGAATTTGAAGTGCGCGGCCCATGGATCACTTCGTCCTATTACGGCAATCCTGCCCCCGAGCGCTTTCACGACGGCTGGCTCCGGACCGGAGACGTTGGCCACATCGACCCACGCGGCTACATGCGTATCACCGATCGCTCCAAGGACGTGATCAAATCCGGCGGCGAATGGGTATCCTCAGTCGAACTTGAGAATGCGCTCATCGACCATCCCGATGTTCTTGAAGCCTGTGTCATTGGCGTTCCCGATGAGCGCTGGGATGAGCGACCGCTAGCCTGCGTGGTTTCGCAAAGCGGCAAGGCCATCGACATCGCCGTTCTTCGCGCCCATCTCGCATCGCGTGTAGCCAAGTGGTGGATCCCCGAGCGCTGGGCATTCATTTCTGAGGTTCCCAAAACCAGCGTAGGCAAATACGACAAGAAGAATCTCCGCGCCCAATACGCTGCAGGTCAGATCAAGGAAATCATTGACCAGGGCGAGCGGGCTAAGAAGGAGACTCTCTCCGCAGACTTGGTCGGCTGA
- the recO gene encoding DNA repair protein RecO: protein MAVLTSEAVVLRTWPVREADLLVSIFTRDYGKMTGVAKSALKSRRRFGGALEPMTVARAWFVERPKQELVRLDQLEIIRSPLSAPVDQARLTVLSFFAEVLEEILPEHDPQETVFRLIVSVLEQTTVEQPWMPLTYFSLWMTRLMGLLPDILHCTACGEALVPGETTFNAYADGLFCHVHRAGNANELSAESWQTAIKMLRAPVSAFAGEAWPRRRGQDLRRFATQSLERHMERKLKSGEMLGRMLG, encoded by the coding sequence GTGGCCGTACTGACGTCAGAAGCCGTAGTGTTGCGCACGTGGCCGGTGCGGGAGGCGGACCTGCTGGTCAGCATCTTTACGCGCGACTATGGAAAGATGACGGGCGTCGCCAAGTCAGCGCTGAAATCGCGGCGGCGGTTTGGCGGTGCGCTGGAGCCAATGACGGTAGCGCGGGCCTGGTTTGTGGAGCGGCCGAAGCAAGAACTGGTGCGACTGGATCAACTGGAGATCATTCGTTCGCCGCTGTCCGCGCCGGTGGACCAGGCCAGGTTGACGGTGCTGAGCTTCTTTGCCGAAGTATTGGAAGAGATTCTGCCGGAGCACGATCCGCAGGAGACGGTGTTTCGTCTGATTGTTTCGGTGCTGGAGCAGACGACGGTGGAACAGCCCTGGATGCCGCTAACCTACTTCTCCCTGTGGATGACGCGCCTGATGGGACTGCTGCCGGATATCCTGCACTGCACTGCGTGTGGCGAAGCCCTTGTACCGGGCGAGACCACCTTCAATGCCTATGCCGATGGATTGTTTTGTCATGTGCATCGTGCCGGCAATGCGAATGAGTTATCAGCGGAGTCGTGGCAGACGGCGATCAAGATGTTGCGGGCGCCGGTGAGTGCATTCGCCGGTGAGGCGTGGCCGCGAAGGCGCGGGCAGGATCTTAGGCGGTTTGCAACGCAGTCGTTGGAGCGGCATATGGAACGGAAGCTCAAGTCAGGGGAGATGCTGGGGAGGATGTTGGGATGA
- a CDS encoding ferredoxin family protein — MAYVIAEPCIGTKDTACVDACPVDCIHPKKDEADHGTADQLFIDPVECIDCGACVPACPVSAIFAQDDVPEKWAHFTQKNAEHFGR; from the coding sequence ATGGCCTATGTAATCGCAGAACCCTGTATCGGCACTAAGGACACCGCCTGTGTGGACGCTTGTCCAGTCGATTGCATCCACCCCAAGAAGGACGAAGCCGATCACGGCACAGCCGATCAGCTGTTTATCGATCCAGTCGAGTGCATCGACTGCGGCGCATGCGTTCCGGCCTGCCCCGTATCCGCCATCTTCGCGCAAGACGATGTGCCGGAGAAGTGGGCACACTTCACGCAGAAGAACGCCGAGCACTTCGGCCGCTAG
- a CDS encoding GNAT family N-acetyltransferase — translation MPAHPQSEVVIRPATPQDAAVCGDICYRAFAAINAAHNFPCDFPHTEAAAGVITGMFSAPGMYCVVAESNGRILGSNCLDERSIIHGIGPITVDPDTQNHGVGRKLMEAVIERSHKRGAAGIRLVQAAFHNRSLSLYASLGFDVREPLSVMQGRTRDRSVPGCTVRPATPADLQACNALSHRVHGFDRGTDLAQAIQQGTALVTERGGCITAYSSHLAFFGHTTAESNMDLQALIASVDSFAGSGILVPSRNAKLFRWCLGNGLRVVAPMTLMSTGLYNEPAGAFLPSVLF, via the coding sequence ATGCCAGCGCATCCGCAGTCTGAAGTGGTCATTCGCCCTGCTACTCCGCAAGACGCTGCAGTCTGCGGCGACATTTGCTATCGAGCCTTCGCTGCCATCAACGCGGCCCATAACTTTCCCTGCGATTTTCCCCATACCGAGGCCGCCGCTGGTGTCATTACAGGAATGTTTTCGGCGCCCGGCATGTACTGTGTGGTTGCCGAAAGCAATGGCCGCATTCTGGGCAGCAACTGCCTCGATGAGCGCTCCATCATTCACGGTATCGGCCCCATCACGGTAGATCCCGACACGCAGAACCATGGCGTCGGCCGCAAGCTGATGGAAGCCGTCATCGAACGCTCTCATAAGCGCGGCGCTGCGGGAATCCGCCTCGTGCAGGCTGCCTTCCACAATCGTTCGCTCTCTCTGTACGCTTCGCTCGGGTTCGACGTTCGGGAGCCTCTTTCCGTCATGCAGGGTCGTACGCGCGATCGTAGCGTCCCTGGTTGCACCGTCCGCCCGGCAACACCCGCCGACCTGCAGGCCTGCAACGCGCTCTCGCACCGCGTCCACGGATTCGATCGCGGAACCGACCTCGCACAGGCTATCCAGCAGGGCACCGCCCTGGTTACCGAACGCGGCGGTTGCATCACTGCCTATTCATCGCATCTTGCCTTTTTCGGTCACACCACCGCCGAATCGAATATGGATCTGCAAGCTTTGATCGCGTCAGTGGATTCGTTCGCCGGATCCGGCATTCTTGTCCCATCGCGCAACGCGAAGCTCTTTCGCTGGTGTCTCGGTAATGGCCTTCGCGTGGTCGCACCTATGACGCTAATGTCCACTGGGCTATACAACGAACCGGCCGGCGCTTTCCTTCCTTCCGTTTTGTTTTGA
- a CDS encoding GGDEF domain-containing protein: MRSSTKVWIGIAVALTLTQALASAMLQRGLLLTAISDFALALILLALVVTFALNAIPARGRLRVFWIMQAVGWFTLLIDQFWWMLYDLVWQKPLPTIFAGDALLFTPGVMMLAGFLLKPHLEQSKRRARLGTLDFLLLMVWWVFFYVYLVTCWQYVSRNEALYNANYDHLYMVEILVVVVVLCVLLKRSNDAWRRFYALYLGAVLFSYFSFSMENRAIELNTYFNGSWYDTPYLAAFAIYIIVALRGRSLELCRDKSEHEKYGSWLEGLTILAVLSLPVIVVAAVLEGGMPLEIMHFRVLVTAVAMFAMAALVFMKQKLLHIELKHANEVLEESSTTDPLTGIRNRRFFSATIQRDVAQSIRAYAEGNDLSERDLVFYLIDLDNFKRVNDRHGHDAGDRVLIEAARRISSAIRNCDLLVRWGGEEFLVVSRSADRRQAAILAERVLDAFRAKPFAVGTGDQVQQTCSIGWAAFPWIEEDAEAMGAEGVLKYADRGLYRAKKAGKNQAVGMIPSRDGAKSVASSEALADALEFSGQEGSSTAGRVVEVLK; the protein is encoded by the coding sequence TTGCGCAGCAGCACGAAAGTCTGGATCGGCATCGCGGTCGCCCTGACCTTGACGCAGGCGCTGGCCTCCGCAATGCTTCAACGCGGGCTGCTACTCACCGCCATCAGCGACTTTGCACTGGCACTGATCTTGCTTGCCCTGGTCGTGACTTTCGCGCTGAATGCGATACCGGCCCGCGGGCGGCTGCGGGTTTTCTGGATCATGCAGGCAGTGGGCTGGTTCACGCTGCTGATCGACCAGTTTTGGTGGATGCTGTACGACCTTGTCTGGCAAAAACCGCTTCCCACAATCTTTGCCGGCGATGCGCTCCTGTTTACGCCGGGAGTGATGATGCTCGCGGGCTTCCTTCTGAAACCTCATTTGGAGCAGTCAAAGCGGCGCGCACGCCTCGGCACACTGGATTTTCTCCTGCTCATGGTGTGGTGGGTATTCTTTTACGTCTACCTGGTCACATGCTGGCAGTACGTCTCGCGCAACGAAGCCCTCTACAACGCGAACTATGACCACCTGTACATGGTCGAGATTCTGGTGGTGGTGGTCGTGCTCTGCGTCCTGCTGAAGCGAAGCAATGATGCCTGGAGACGCTTCTATGCGCTTTATCTCGGGGCGGTACTATTCAGCTATTTCAGTTTCAGCATGGAGAACCGCGCCATTGAGTTGAATACTTACTTCAACGGAAGCTGGTACGACACTCCCTATCTTGCAGCTTTTGCAATCTACATAATTGTCGCCTTGAGAGGCCGGAGCCTGGAGCTTTGCCGCGACAAGAGCGAGCACGAGAAATATGGATCGTGGCTGGAAGGCCTTACGATTCTCGCCGTCCTGTCATTGCCGGTCATCGTGGTAGCGGCTGTACTGGAAGGCGGCATGCCCCTGGAGATCATGCACTTCAGAGTGCTGGTGACCGCCGTAGCGATGTTCGCCATGGCTGCACTGGTATTTATGAAGCAGAAGCTGCTGCATATCGAATTGAAGCATGCCAATGAAGTGCTCGAAGAGTCTTCCACCACTGACCCGCTCACAGGAATTCGCAATCGGCGATTTTTCTCCGCGACCATTCAACGCGATGTTGCGCAATCCATTCGCGCCTATGCGGAAGGAAATGACCTCTCCGAGCGGGATCTGGTTTTCTACCTGATTGATCTGGACAACTTTAAAAGGGTTAACGACCGCCATGGTCACGACGCCGGCGATCGCGTCCTGATCGAAGCCGCGCGGCGCATCAGTTCAGCGATCCGCAATTGCGACCTGCTGGTGCGCTGGGGCGGCGAAGAGTTTCTAGTCGTCTCTCGCAGCGCTGACCGCCGCCAGGCAGCAATCCTGGCGGAGCGGGTGCTGGACGCATTCCGAGCCAAGCCATTCGCCGTTGGCACCGGGGATCAGGTGCAACAAACATGTTCCATCGGCTGGGCGGCATTTCCCTGGATCGAAGAGGATGCCGAAGCTATGGGAGCCGAGGGCGTGCTCAAATATGCCGATCGAGGCCTCTATCGCGCCAAGAAAGCCGGCAAGAACCAGGCTGTCGGTATGATTCCGTCGCGCGACGGCGCAAAGTCTGTGGCGAGTTCCGAAGCCCTGGCTGATGCGCTGGAGTTTTCCGGGCAGGAAGGCAGCAGCACGGCCGGTCGCGTGGTTGAAGTCCTGAAATGA
- a CDS encoding DUF3185 domain-containing protein — MKAATVVGIVLIVVGIVGFALGGFSFTHEKKDIDLGPVQVSHKETKTLPISPILSTLSLVAGVGLVVVGARKS, encoded by the coding sequence ATGAAAGCTGCCACTGTTGTTGGCATTGTGTTGATCGTCGTCGGAATTGTGGGCTTCGCTCTTGGCGGTTTCAGCTTCACCCACGAAAAGAAGGATATTGACCTGGGGCCTGTTCAGGTCTCGCACAAGGAAACCAAGACTCTACCGATTTCCCCAATTCTCAGCACTCTCTCCCTGGTCGCAGGCGTAGGCCTGGTCGTGGTAGGCGCACGGAAGAGCTAG
- a CDS encoding aldo/keto reductase: protein MTQTPTAASAAGTIVLGDLTVNRLGYGAMRITGKGVWGPPADHDAAIATLRRAVELGVNFIDTADSYGPFVSEELIAEALAPYPDGLVIATKGGWQRVGPGQWIHNASPKHLEEAVEGSLKRLRLDRIAVYQLHIPDPAVSFDASMETLARLRDAGKIQHVALSNVTLEHLERARRIVPIVSVQNRYSFADREWDYLLDHCENNGIAFIPWAPLGQNRQAHDVLDRVAKDLNAKPLQVALAWLLKRSRAILPIPGTSSVEHVEENIAAAALKLPDAIFKELSAVQAPHAVLR, encoded by the coding sequence ATGACACAAACGCCAACCGCCGCCTCTGCCGCCGGAACCATTGTGCTTGGCGACCTTACTGTGAATCGGCTCGGCTACGGAGCCATGCGCATCACCGGCAAAGGTGTTTGGGGACCGCCCGCCGATCATGATGCTGCGATTGCCACCCTGCGGCGCGCCGTCGAACTTGGCGTCAACTTCATCGACACCGCCGATTCGTATGGTCCCTTTGTCTCGGAAGAACTGATTGCCGAAGCCCTCGCGCCCTATCCCGATGGCCTTGTCATCGCCACCAAGGGTGGTTGGCAACGTGTCGGTCCCGGCCAGTGGATTCACAATGCCAGCCCCAAGCATCTGGAAGAGGCCGTTGAAGGCAGCCTGAAGCGCCTGCGCCTCGACCGCATCGCGGTTTACCAGCTTCACATCCCCGATCCTGCCGTCTCGTTTGACGCGTCGATGGAAACCCTCGCCCGCCTGCGCGATGCCGGGAAGATTCAGCACGTCGCGCTTTCCAATGTGACGCTCGAACACCTCGAGAGAGCTCGCAGAATCGTCCCGATCGTTTCGGTCCAAAATCGCTACAGCTTTGCTGATCGCGAGTGGGATTATCTGCTCGACCACTGTGAGAATAACGGCATCGCCTTCATCCCCTGGGCGCCGCTCGGGCAGAACCGCCAGGCTCACGACGTTTTAGATCGTGTGGCAAAGGACCTCAATGCGAAGCCGCTGCAGGTAGCGCTGGCATGGCTCTTAAAGCGCTCCCGGGCGATCCTGCCAATTCCGGGAACGTCATCGGTGGAGCACGTGGAAGAAAACATCGCGGCTGCTGCGCTCAAACTGCCAGACGCGATTTTCAAAGAACTATCCGCCGTGCAAGCGCCCCACGCTGTTCTCCGCTGA
- a CDS encoding ribonuclease T produces the protein MKYAIIPGAFALLLTLSACKATPNPDSTSPSPSAASERARPHVATGSGFDYYLLNLSWSPEFCYSHPNAVECGSHSTFVLHGLWPQNTSGSYPENCSNAPGPADPASFSDIYPDQGLLEHEWKTHGTCSGLGANDFFTTARTAYKSVVIPPALSSLSSQTSMPPSEIISLFTSANPGLSPDSMAVSCGNNFLTAVEVCLDKSLHPIACGPIRSCRANTVRIPPPR, from the coding sequence ATGAAGTATGCGATTATCCCCGGCGCGTTTGCTCTTCTGCTGACCCTCAGCGCCTGCAAGGCCACACCTAACCCCGACTCCACGTCTCCCAGTCCCTCGGCCGCTTCTGAACGCGCGCGTCCGCATGTTGCTACCGGTTCCGGCTTCGACTACTACCTGCTGAATCTATCGTGGTCGCCGGAGTTCTGCTACTCGCATCCCAACGCCGTCGAGTGCGGTTCGCACTCAACATTTGTATTGCACGGACTGTGGCCGCAGAACACCAGCGGCAGCTATCCGGAGAATTGTTCGAACGCGCCGGGACCTGCCGATCCGGCATCCTTCAGCGACATCTATCCCGACCAGGGCTTGCTCGAACATGAGTGGAAAACGCACGGTACATGCTCGGGACTCGGAGCGAACGACTTCTTCACTACTGCGCGCACAGCCTACAAATCCGTAGTAATTCCGCCGGCGCTCAGCAGTCTTTCGTCGCAGACATCGATGCCGCCCAGCGAAATCATCTCGCTTTTCACCAGCGCCAACCCCGGGCTCTCGCCAGACAGCATGGCGGTGAGTTGCGGAAACAATTTCCTGACCGCCGTCGAGGTATGCCTCGACAAATCGCTGCATCCCATCGCCTGCGGGCCTATTCGCTCCTGCCGCGCCAACACGGTACGCATTCCGCCGCCGCGCTAG